The following proteins are co-located in the Aquarana catesbeiana isolate 2022-GZ linkage group LG02, ASM4218655v1, whole genome shotgun sequence genome:
- the ZIC2 gene encoding zinc finger protein ZIC 2, with protein sequence MLLDAGPQFPALGVGTFARHHHHHHHHHAAVAAAAAAAAEMQERELSLAQNSFVEPAHMGAFKLNPAGGSGGGNGGSSGGGAGSAGVAGSSGPHDLSPPGQSSAFTSQAGYPTSALAPHAAYTGAAFNSPRDFIFRGRGFAEGAAAAGGGQHGLFGPPAGSLHHHPHHHQLSHGEHPQSHLLFPGIHEQHAAASQNALGGQMRLGLPGEVFGRTDQYRQVSSPRGDPYTAAQLHNQYGPMNMGMNMAAHHHHHHHHPGAFFRYMRQQCIKQELICKWVEPEQLSNPKKGCNKTFSTMHELVTHVSVEHVGGPEQSNHICFWEECPREGKPFKAKYKLVNHIRVHTGEKPFPCPFPGCGKVFARSENLKIHKRTHTGEKPFQCEFEGCDRRFANSSDRKKHMHVHTSDKPYLCKMCDKSYTHPSSLRKHMKVHESSPQGSESSPAASSGYESSTPPGLVSPNTETQSTNLSPAGAAVSAVHSVASGAAGPLSSNFNEWYV encoded by the exons ATGTTGCTGGACGCTGGCCCTCAGTTCCCGGCCCTGGGTGTGGGCACCTTTGCCCGGcatcaccaccatcatcaccaccatcacGCCGCGGTGGCGGCAGCGGCGGCGGCCGCCGCAGAGATGCAGGAGAGGGAGCTGAGCCTGGCTCAGAACAGCTTCGTGGAACCGGCGCACATGGGGGCTTTCAAGCTGAACCCTGCGGGGGGCTCTGGAGGGGGCAACGGTGGAAGCAGTGGAGGTGGAGCCGGCTCGGCTGGGGTGGCAGGGAGCAGTGGACCTCATGATTTGTCCCCGCCGGGGCAAAGCTCAGCCTTCACTTCCCAGGCGGGGTACCCCACGTCTGCCCTGGCTCCGCATGCCGCCTACACGGGCGCCGCATTCAACAGCCCCCGAGACTTCATATTCCGCGGGAGAGGCTTTGCAGAGGGGGCTGCCGCTGCAGGAGGGGGCCAGCATGGCTTATTTGGGCCCCCAGCAGGCAGCCTGCACCATCACCCCCACCATCACCAGCTATCACATGGGGAGCACCCACAGAGCCACCTGCTATTCCCTGGGATCCATGAGCAGCATGCCGCAGCTTCCCAGAACGCTCTCGGTGGACAAATGAGACTGGGTCTGCCCGGAGAGGTGTTCGGAAGGACGGACCAGTACCGCCAGGTGTCCAGCCCCAGAGGGGACCCCTACACTGCTGCACAACTGCACAACCAGTATGGCCCAATGAACATGGGCATGAACATGGCTGCAcaccaccatcatcaccaccaccacccggGGGCTTTCTTCAGGTACATGAGACAACAATGCATCAAGCAGGAGCTCATCTGCAAGTGGGTTGAACCCGAACAACTCAGCAACCCCAAGAAAGGCTGCAATAAGACTTTTAGCACCATGCACGAGCTGGTCACCCATGTGTCTGTGGAACATGTCGGGGGCCCCGAGCAGAGCAACCACATCTGCTTCTGGGAGGAATGTCCCAGGGAGGGAAAACCATTCAAAGCCAAATACAAACTGGTCAACCACATCAGagttcacactggggagaagcctttCCCATGCCCCTTCCCTGGATGTGGCAAGGTCTTTGCCCGATCAGAAAACCTTAAAATCCACAAAAGGACTCATACAG GGGAGAAGCCTTTCCAATGTGAATTTGAAGGCTGTGACAGAAGATTCGCGAACAGCAGTGACAGAAAGAAGCACATGCACGTTCACACTTCGGATAAGCCCTACCTGTGCAAGATGTGCGACAAATCGTACACTCACCCCAGTTCTCTGCGGAAACACATGAAG GTGCACGAGTCTTCCCCTCAAGGTTCAGAGTCGTCTCCAGCTGCCAGCTCCGGCTATGAGTCTTCTACTCCCCCAGGCCTGGTGTCACCCAACACAGAGACACAAAGTACCAACCTGTCCCCCGCGGGGGCCGCAGTGTCTGCAGTGCACAGTGTAGCCAGCGGCGCCGCGGGGCCCCTGTCCTCAAATTTCAATGAATGGTATGTGTAG